From the genome of Pseudomonadota bacterium, one region includes:
- a CDS encoding methyltransferase domain-containing protein: MLLRQHEADVSVSADGRNFDDLFERLADRVHGGLKGQLRLSASVRQLRNTVLPHDGGVCAVLDVGAGLGQVALQLAADGHRVTALDISARMVAHIETRAEQSGLRLRCLHGSVQSRHRELVHDAGGFDVVCCHAALEWMTDPEQAIGLLSTLLAPRGALCLLFYNNAALVHRNLIRGNFRRAQAPPQPGTAGGLTPTHALELATVSAWLEAAGLEVEHRFGVRAILDFLPPALAEARGLDTLEALERWLEQREPHWRLARYLHLIARRAQA; encoded by the coding sequence ATGTTACTGCGGCAACACGAGGCGGACGTGAGCGTGTCGGCGGACGGACGCAATTTCGACGACTTGTTTGAACGCCTGGCTGACCGTGTCCACGGTGGCCTCAAGGGGCAACTGCGCTTGTCCGCCAGTGTCCGTCAACTGCGCAACACGGTGCTGCCGCACGATGGCGGCGTGTGCGCGGTGTTGGACGTGGGTGCCGGTCTCGGGCAGGTGGCCTTGCAACTGGCCGCCGACGGGCACCGGGTGACGGCGCTGGACATCAGCGCGCGCATGGTGGCGCACATTGAAACGCGTGCCGAGCAAAGCGGTCTTCGCCTGCGGTGTCTGCACGGTTCGGTCCAGTCGCGCCACCGCGAACTGGTGCACGACGCGGGTGGGTTCGATGTGGTGTGTTGCCACGCGGCGCTCGAGTGGATGACCGACCCCGAGCAGGCGATCGGGTTGTTGTCCACTCTATTGGCCCCTCGGGGGGCGCTGTGCTTGTTGTTCTACAACAACGCAGCTCTGGTACACCGAAATCTGATACGCGGCAACTTCCGACGTGCCCAGGCACCGCCGCAACCCGGTACGGCCGGTGGCCTGACGCCCACTCACGCGCTCGAGCTGGCAACCGTCAGTGCCTGGCTCGAGGCGGCCGGCCTCGAGGTCGAGCACCGCTTCGGTGTCCGGGCGATCCTCGATTTCCTGCCACCTGCGCTCGCCGAGGCCCGCGGTCTGGACACGCTCGAGGCGCTCGAGCGGTGGCTCGAACAACGCGAGCCGCACTGGCGACTGGCGCGCTACCTCCACCTGATTGCACGGCGCGCTCAGGCCTGA
- a CDS encoding pseudouridine synthase, whose translation MPTETDTAILFEDAHFIAVDKPAGLLVHPSHIDARNSDTLVTRLASQTGLRCAPVHRLDRATSGVMVLAKHTEAASRLSAVWPTGVRKQYHAVVRGHMTTAIELAHPVRDRDTGARRDATTHFTPLAHAEIDEHVDRYPTTRYSLVQAEPMTGRRHQIRQHLKHLNHPILGDTSYGKSVHNRYIAERFNAHRLLLMAKQLSFCHPFNGDLVCLEASHDAAFQRVLDGLPWCPTETAG comes from the coding sequence ATGCCCACCGAGACCGACACGGCCATCCTGTTTGAAGACGCGCATTTTATCGCAGTCGACAAACCCGCAGGCCTGTTGGTGCACCCGAGCCACATCGACGCCCGCAACAGCGACACCCTGGTCACCCGCCTGGCGTCACAGACCGGGCTGCGGTGTGCCCCCGTTCACCGGCTGGACCGCGCCACCTCGGGCGTCATGGTCCTGGCCAAACACACCGAAGCGGCCAGTCGCTTGAGCGCGGTGTGGCCGACCGGCGTCCGCAAGCAATACCACGCCGTCGTGCGCGGCCACATGACCACGGCAATCGAGCTGGCGCACCCGGTGCGCGACCGAGACACCGGCGCACGACGCGACGCGACCACGCATTTCACCCCGCTCGCGCACGCCGAAATCGACGAGCACGTCGACCGGTACCCGACCACACGCTACAGCCTGGTGCAGGCAGAGCCGATGACCGGTCGGCGACACCAGATTCGACAGCACCTGAAACACCTGAACCACCCGATTCTCGGTGACACCAGTTACGGCAAATCGGTCCACAACCGGTACATCGCCGAGCGCTTCAACGCTCACCGTTTACTGTTGATGGCCAAGCAGCTATCGTTTTGCCACCCCTTCAACGGCGACCTCGTTTGCCTCGAGGCGTCTCACGACGCCGCGTTCCAGCGCGTACTCGATGGCCTGCCTTGGTGCCCCACAGAGACAGCCGGATGA
- a CDS encoding MBL fold metallo-hydrolase — protein sequence MTDAPDAHAVSWHWEDSPAPGSITPVVEGVSLFRLPLPIRLNHINVYLIDDPDGLVVVDAGYNTADCRAHWDTLLAQRDLGADPRVICTHYHPDHYGLVGFLVERYGFRVIMPQTEWIVAGFLARAGDDQIARASQDFYRRHGMDNARLNQHAGRGNAYRASVHSVPPDYTRIADDDEITLGGRRFRAITAGGHTPEQLCLFCAADNLLLSADQILPRITPNTSVFSYNAGANPLGEFLADFSKFGALDNDTLVLPGHDRPFRGVKRRIDALVSHHDARLEDVLGWCREEARTACDLVPLMFRADLDLHQQMFAIGEIIAHLVLLQTRGQLERTEHDGVWAYRAT from the coding sequence ATGACCGACGCCCCAGACGCCCACGCCGTGAGCTGGCACTGGGAAGACAGCCCTGCGCCCGGCAGCATCACCCCTGTGGTCGAGGGCGTCTCCTTGTTCCGCCTGCCGCTGCCGATCCGGCTGAACCACATCAACGTCTACCTCATCGACGACCCCGACGGACTGGTGGTCGTCGATGCGGGCTACAACACCGCGGACTGCAGGGCACACTGGGACACGTTGCTTGCGCAGCGAGACCTCGGCGCCGACCCGCGCGTGATTTGCACCCACTACCACCCCGACCACTACGGCCTCGTGGGTTTCCTCGTCGAACGGTACGGCTTTCGGGTGATCATGCCGCAAACCGAGTGGATCGTTGCCGGCTTCCTCGCACGCGCCGGAGACGATCAGATCGCCAGAGCGAGCCAGGATTTCTACCGGCGGCACGGCATGGACAACGCGCGATTGAACCAACACGCGGGGCGGGGCAACGCCTACCGTGCGTCAGTGCACAGCGTGCCACCCGACTACACGCGCATTGCCGACGACGACGAGATCACGCTCGGCGGTCGGCGGTTTCGCGCCATCACCGCGGGCGGCCACACCCCGGAGCAGCTCTGCCTCTTTTGCGCGGCAGACAACCTGCTGCTCTCGGCCGATCAGATCCTCCCCCGGATCACGCCCAACACCTCGGTGTTTTCCTACAACGCCGGGGCCAATCCGCTTGGCGAGTTCCTCGCCGACTTTTCGAAATTCGGTGCGTTGGACAATGACACGCTGGTGCTGCCAGGCCACGACAGGCCTTTCCGCGGTGTCAAGCGGCGCATAGACGCACTCGTGTCACACCACGACGCGCGGCTCGAGGACGTGCTCGGTTGGTGTCGGGAAGAGGCCCGCACGGCCTGCGACCTGGTGCCACTGATGTTTCGTGCCGACCTCGACCTGCACCAGCAGATGTTTGCCATCGGAGAGATCATCGCACACCTCGTGCTGCTGCAGACGCGCGGCCAGCTCGAACGCACCGAACACGACGGCGTCTGGGCCTACCGCGCGACTTGA